In Rhodoferax koreense, a genomic segment contains:
- a CDS encoding aldehyde dehydrogenase family protein — MKQHFIANRWVAGASGEAIPVIDPSTGETFDALARGNNADIDAAVQAARTAYEGDWGRLTAAERGRLLYKLGQKMQDKAEELAQIEARDCGKPLKQARADAAAVVRYFEFYAGAADKLHGDTIPYQNGYTVLSVREPHGVTGHIIPWNYPLQIFGRSVGGALAAGNACVVKPAEDACLSLLRVAELAAEVGFPPGALNIVTGYGHEVGDALVKHRGIDHVSFTGSPAIGKVVVRAAAENHTPVTLELGGKSPQIVFADADFDAMLPVVVNAIVQNAGQTCSAGSRLLVERSAYEKVIDRLSTAFSQLRVGPSQMDLDCGPLIRHTQLQRVSAFLDEVRRDGLGIAAQSQIVPEAPKGGFYQAPTLVRDVPARHRLAQEEVFGPVIAAMPFDDEADAVRLANGTDYGLVASVWTRDGGRQMRIAKKVRSGQVFINNYGAGGGIELPFGGVKASGYGREKGFEALYGFTVLKTISIKHD, encoded by the coding sequence GTGAAGCAACATTTCATCGCCAACCGCTGGGTGGCCGGCGCCTCGGGCGAAGCCATTCCCGTCATCGACCCCTCCACCGGCGAGACCTTCGACGCCCTGGCGCGCGGCAACAACGCGGACATCGACGCCGCCGTGCAGGCCGCCCGCACGGCCTATGAGGGCGACTGGGGCCGGCTCACCGCCGCCGAGCGTGGCCGGTTGCTGTACAAGCTCGGGCAGAAGATGCAGGACAAGGCGGAAGAGCTGGCACAGATCGAAGCCCGCGACTGCGGCAAGCCGCTGAAGCAGGCGCGCGCCGACGCCGCCGCCGTGGTCCGCTACTTCGAGTTCTATGCCGGCGCAGCCGACAAGCTGCACGGCGACACCATCCCCTACCAGAACGGCTACACCGTGCTGTCGGTGCGCGAGCCGCATGGCGTGACCGGCCACATCATTCCCTGGAACTACCCGCTGCAGATCTTCGGCCGCAGCGTGGGCGGCGCACTGGCCGCGGGCAACGCCTGCGTGGTCAAGCCGGCCGAGGACGCCTGCCTGTCGCTGCTGCGCGTGGCCGAACTCGCGGCCGAGGTCGGCTTTCCGCCGGGCGCGCTCAACATCGTCACCGGCTACGGCCATGAAGTGGGCGACGCGCTGGTGAAGCACCGCGGCATCGACCATGTTTCGTTCACCGGCTCGCCGGCCATCGGCAAGGTGGTGGTGCGCGCCGCCGCCGAAAACCACACCCCGGTGACGCTGGAGCTCGGCGGCAAGTCGCCGCAGATCGTGTTCGCCGACGCCGACTTCGACGCCATGCTGCCGGTGGTGGTGAACGCCATCGTGCAGAACGCGGGCCAGACCTGTTCGGCCGGCAGCCGGCTGCTGGTGGAACGCAGCGCCTACGAGAAGGTGATCGACCGGCTCTCCACCGCGTTCAGTCAGCTGCGTGTCGGCCCCTCGCAGATGGATCTGGACTGCGGCCCGTTGATTCGCCACACGCAACTGCAACGTGTCAGCGCGTTCCTCGACGAAGTGCGGCGCGACGGCCTGGGCATCGCCGCGCAGAGCCAGATCGTGCCCGAGGCGCCGAAGGGCGGCTTCTACCAGGCGCCGACGCTGGTGCGCGATGTGCCGGCCCGGCACCGGCTGGCGCAGGAAGAAGTCTTCGGACCCGTGATCGCCGCGATGCCGTTCGATGACGAGGCCGATGCGGTGCGGCTGGCCAACGGCACGGACTACGGCCTGGTGGCGAGCGTCTGGACACGCGACGGCGGCCGGCAGATGCGCATCGCGAAGAAGGTGCGCTCTGGCCAGGTGTTCATCAACAACTACGGGGCCGGTGGCGGCATCGAGTTGCCGTTCGGTGGAGTGAAGGCCAGCGGGTATGGGCGCGAAAAAGGATTCGAAGCGCTGTATGGCTTCACCGTTTTGAAGACCATTTCGATCAAACACGATTAA
- a CDS encoding methyl-accepting chemotaxis protein, translated as MPSFLSNLSVAKRLGLGFALLLALSMAVILVGISRLNDVAARAQEMVASPIKTERLVSDWYRNIYTGVRRTGAIAKSNDPSLVQFFAEDQAASTKASSEYQKAVEPMMETEKEKALFAQIGEERKNYILVRDAVVATRAQGKAEEANQMLDQKFVPASKTYMGKMEELLNFQRQEIDDSARRIEASYAASRNLMILLGIVSLLLSAVIAWLLSGSITRPLAEASAMAKRVAAGDLTGRIENNRTDELGQLLTSLQDMQASLVGVVSNVRSGSESVATASAQISQGNNDLSARTESQASALQQTAASMEELSSTVRQNADNARQANQLAMSASTVAIQGGEVVGQVVETMKGINDSSKKISDIISVIDGIAFQTNILALNAAVEAARAGEQGRGFAVVASEVRSLAGRSADAAKEIKNLINASVERVGQGTALVDRAGTTMTEVVNSIRRVTDIMGEISAASTEQSQGVAQVGEAVTQMDQATQQNAALVEEMAAAASSLRTQAQDLVQVVAVFKLGQGEGRGLSLSSSGVLAIR; from the coding sequence ATGCCATCCTTCCTCTCCAACCTATCGGTCGCCAAACGCCTGGGGTTGGGCTTCGCTCTCCTGCTCGCGTTGTCGATGGCTGTGATCCTGGTCGGCATCTCTCGCCTGAACGACGTGGCCGCGCGGGCCCAGGAAATGGTCGCCAGCCCCATCAAGACCGAGCGACTGGTCAGCGACTGGTACCGCAACATCTACACCGGCGTGCGCCGCACCGGCGCCATCGCCAAGAGCAACGACCCGAGCCTGGTGCAATTCTTCGCGGAAGACCAGGCCGCATCGACCAAGGCCTCGAGCGAATACCAGAAGGCCGTCGAGCCGATGATGGAAACCGAAAAAGAGAAAGCCCTCTTCGCGCAGATCGGCGAAGAACGCAAGAACTACATCCTGGTGCGCGATGCCGTGGTGGCCACCCGGGCGCAGGGCAAGGCCGAGGAAGCCAACCAGATGCTGGACCAGAAATTCGTGCCGGCCTCCAAGACCTACATGGGCAAGATGGAAGAGTTGCTGAACTTCCAGCGCCAGGAAATCGACGACTCGGCGCGGCGCATCGAAGCCAGCTACGCGGCCAGCCGCAACCTGATGATCCTGCTCGGGATCGTCAGCCTGTTGCTCAGCGCCGTGATCGCCTGGCTGCTGTCGGGCAGCATCACCCGGCCGCTGGCCGAAGCCAGCGCCATGGCCAAGCGCGTCGCGGCGGGCGACCTGACCGGCCGCATCGAGAACAATCGCACCGACGAACTGGGCCAGTTGCTCACGAGCCTGCAGGACATGCAGGCCAGCCTGGTCGGCGTGGTCTCCAACGTGCGCTCGGGCTCCGAGTCGGTAGCCACCGCCAGCGCGCAGATATCTCAGGGCAACAACGACCTCTCCGCCCGCACCGAAAGCCAGGCCAGTGCACTGCAGCAGACGGCCGCCTCGATGGAGGAGCTCAGTTCGACCGTGCGCCAGAACGCCGACAACGCGCGCCAGGCGAACCAGCTCGCGATGAGCGCTTCCACCGTGGCGATCCAGGGCGGTGAAGTGGTGGGCCAGGTGGTGGAGACCATGAAGGGCATCAACGACAGTTCGAAGAAGATTTCCGACATCATCAGCGTGATCGACGGCATCGCCTTCCAGACCAACATCCTGGCGCTGAACGCGGCGGTGGAAGCGGCCCGCGCGGGCGAGCAGGGCCGCGGCTTCGCCGTGGTGGCCAGCGAGGTGCGCAGCCTGGCCGGGCGGTCGGCGGACGCCGCCAAGGAAATCAAGAATCTGATCAACGCCAGCGTGGAACGCGTCGGCCAGGGCACGGCGCTGGTGGACCGCGCCGGCACCACCATGACCGAGGTGGTGAACTCCATCCGCCGCGTGACCGACATCATGGGCGAGATCAGCGCGGCCAGCACCGAGCAGAGCCAGGGCGTGGCCCAGGTCGGCGAAGCGGTCACGCAGATGGACCAGGCCACGCAGCAGAACGCTGCGCTGGTCGAAGAGATGGCCGCCGCCGCCAGCAGCCTGCGCACCCAGGCGCAGGACCTGGTGCAGGTGGTGGCGGTGTTCAAGCTGGGGCAGGGCGAGGGCCGCGGCCTTTCTCTTTCTTCTTCTGGTGTGTTGGCAATACGCTAG
- a CDS encoding Lrp/AsnC family transcriptional regulator has protein sequence MKLDAVDLRILAELQHDGSLSNVELARRVHLSPSPCLARVKALEASGVIDRYVALASAKALGLGLNVFISISLKTQSKEALALFEHRIALHDEVMECYLMTGDSDYLIRVAVADMAALEKFIVEQLTPIPGIEKIRSSFALKQVRYKTALPLPQ, from the coding sequence ATGAAACTTGACGCGGTCGACCTGCGCATCCTCGCCGAACTTCAACACGACGGCAGCCTTTCCAACGTGGAACTCGCCCGCCGCGTCCACCTGTCGCCCTCGCCCTGCCTGGCGCGTGTGAAGGCGCTCGAGGCCAGTGGGGTGATCGACCGCTACGTGGCGCTGGCCAGCGCCAAGGCGCTCGGGCTGGGGCTGAATGTGTTCATCTCGATCAGCCTCAAGACGCAGAGCAAGGAAGCGCTGGCCCTGTTCGAGCACCGCATCGCGCTGCACGACGAGGTGATGGAGTGCTATTTGATGACCGGCGACTCCGACTACCTGATCCGCGTGGCCGTGGCCGACATGGCGGCGCTGGAGAAATTCATCGTGGAGCAGCTCACGCCGATCCCGGGCATCGAGAAGATCCGGTCGAGTTTTGCGTTGAAGCAGGTGCGGTACAAGACGGCGCTGCCGTTGCCGCAATAG
- a CDS encoding FadR/GntR family transcriptional regulator, whose product MRNLHAVPKTAAEPLHQGLEPVRHERFAERVYDHLFHSIMTGKLAPRARLPSEVELAAMFAVSRPVVRQALDRLRNDRLVESIRGSGTYVSADPSPAPAVPQARSPADMSHIFHGLELRLVIEPECAYLAALRRKPKDLARMKEMLDGFERAAASGDVAHHFDYGFHETIAQATGNPRMVQVLKTLEYDVSHAVNLWRHLAHMKPWRRTQDALDEHRAIFELIKSQDAEAARRRMRGHVENARIRMLEAEPGI is encoded by the coding sequence ATGCGCAACTTGCACGCCGTACCGAAAACCGCCGCCGAGCCCTTGCACCAGGGATTGGAGCCGGTGCGCCACGAACGCTTCGCCGAGCGCGTGTACGACCACCTGTTCCATTCGATCATGACCGGCAAGCTCGCCCCGCGCGCGCGGCTGCCGTCCGAAGTCGAACTCGCGGCGATGTTTGCCGTGTCGCGCCCGGTGGTGCGGCAGGCGCTGGACCGGCTGCGCAACGACCGGCTCGTCGAATCGATCCGCGGTTCGGGCACCTATGTCTCGGCCGACCCGAGCCCGGCGCCCGCCGTGCCGCAGGCGCGGTCACCGGCCGACATGAGCCACATCTTCCACGGCCTGGAACTGCGCCTGGTGATCGAGCCCGAATGCGCCTACCTGGCCGCGTTGCGCCGCAAGCCGAAGGACCTGGCGCGCATGAAGGAGATGCTCGACGGTTTCGAGCGCGCCGCAGCCAGCGGCGACGTGGCCCACCACTTCGACTACGGCTTCCACGAGACCATCGCCCAGGCGACGGGCAACCCGCGCATGGTCCAGGTGCTGAAGACCCTGGAATACGACGTGAGCCACGCCGTCAACCTGTGGCGTCACCTGGCGCACATGAAACCCTGGCGCCGCACGCAGGATGCGCTGGACGAGCACCGGGCGATCTTCGAGCTGATCAAGAGCCAGGACGCCGAAGCCGCGCGGCGGCGCATGCGCGGGCATGTGGAGAACGCGCGCATCCGGATGCTGGAGGCGGAGCCGGGGATTTGA
- a CDS encoding TetR family transcriptional regulator, protein MAPQPGSPAGTDAERIRAALLAIAAAEFASHGYAGARLESIAAEAGITRAMIYYYFGGREGLYVAVLEDAYNAIWQAEQCLIVDSLSPEEALRRLVEFRVNYYIQNPVFVALVSIENQQQAQHLKRSETVTSSAAPSLAHTASVLKKGQASGVFREDINVVDLYQVIVSLGFFNVANRHTFGAIFRRDASDASHVCEFVTDVVLRYVARHPKP, encoded by the coding sequence GTGGCACCTCAACCCGGCAGTCCAGCGGGCACGGACGCCGAACGTATTCGTGCCGCCTTGTTGGCCATCGCCGCGGCCGAGTTCGCCAGCCATGGCTACGCCGGTGCAAGGCTGGAGTCGATCGCCGCGGAAGCGGGGATCACGCGGGCGATGATTTACTACTATTTCGGCGGTCGCGAGGGTTTGTACGTGGCCGTTCTCGAGGACGCCTACAACGCCATCTGGCAGGCGGAACAGTGTTTGATCGTCGATTCGCTTTCGCCCGAGGAAGCCCTGCGGCGACTGGTCGAGTTCCGGGTGAATTACTACATCCAGAATCCGGTCTTCGTGGCCCTGGTCTCCATCGAGAACCAGCAGCAGGCGCAGCACTTGAAACGCTCCGAGACGGTGACCTCCTCCGCGGCGCCATCGCTGGCGCACACGGCCTCCGTCCTGAAGAAGGGGCAGGCTTCCGGGGTGTTCCGCGAGGACATCAATGTCGTCGATCTCTACCAGGTCATCGTTTCGCTCGGCTTCTTCAACGTCGCGAACCGGCACACCTTCGGCGCCATCTTTCGCCGTGATGCTTCAGATGCTTCACACGTCTGCGAATTCGTCACCGACGTGGTGCTTCGGTATGTCGCCCGGCATCCCAAGCCGTAG
- the mdeB gene encoding alpha-ketoglutarate dehydrogenase, with protein MNASTPHALLTSRDETDIDPQETAEWHDAFAALVATQGPARARQILDELARVARAQRIGWQPELSTPYFNTIRVEQQPVFPGDLAIEERLGSLMRWNALAMVVRANEAYGELGGHIASYASAADLFEVGFNHFFNARSEQSKGDLVFFQPHSAPGVYARAFLEGRLEERDLTFYRQELSAPAQGARGLSSYPHPYLMPDFWQFPTGSMGIGPISSIYHARFMRYLSDRRLLDCAGRKVWGVFGDGEMDEPESMSALTLAAREGLDNLVWVVNCNLQRLDGPVRGNGRIIDELEKLFAGAGWNVIKLVWGSDWDGLFARDTTGALTRAFAQTVDGQMQTFAAKDGRYNREHFFGQNEELQRLAQGMTDEQIDRLKRGGHDVVKIHAAYAAAARHRGQPTVILAHTKKGYGMGAAGQGKMTTHSHKKFDETDLIAFRNRFNLPLTDEQVTSLTFYKPAEDSPEMQYLHARRQALGGYLPKRETACEVLPVPEIASYAQFALAAEGKEMSTTMAFVRLLGNLLKHAELGPRIVPIVADEARTFGMANLFKQVGIYSSVGQKYAPEDIGSVLSYREALEGQILEEGISEAGAIASWTAAATSYSVHGLAMLPFYIYYSMFGFQRVGDAIWAAADQRARGFLLGATSGRTTLGGEGLQHQDGSSHLVAATIPNCKAYDPAFAGEMAVIIDRGMREMVVEQQDVFYYVTLMNENYAQPSLPDGVAEDVIRGCYKFGSYSRRKDERQSHEKLEKVTLLGSGAILTEVIQAAELLVDEGVEVDVFSVTSWSELARDGQRVALGEVGALLPGEPSFVARQLAESAGPIIAATDYVRAVPESIRAYLPRGRDYLTLGTDGFGRSDTRAALRSFFGVDAASIVQAVRHALR; from the coding sequence ATGAACGCTTCCACGCCCCACGCGCTGCTGACTTCCCGCGATGAAACCGACATCGATCCCCAGGAAACCGCGGAATGGCACGATGCCTTCGCCGCGCTGGTGGCCACCCAGGGCCCGGCGCGCGCGCGCCAGATCCTCGACGAGCTAGCCCGCGTCGCACGCGCGCAGCGCATCGGCTGGCAACCGGAACTGAGCACGCCGTACTTCAACACCATCCGCGTCGAGCAGCAGCCGGTGTTTCCGGGCGACCTGGCCATCGAGGAACGGCTCGGCTCGCTGATGCGCTGGAACGCCCTGGCCATGGTGGTGCGGGCCAACGAGGCCTATGGTGAACTCGGCGGGCACATTGCGAGTTATGCGAGTGCGGCCGATCTGTTCGAAGTCGGCTTCAACCATTTCTTCAACGCACGCAGTGAACAGAGCAAGGGCGATCTGGTGTTCTTCCAGCCGCACAGCGCGCCCGGTGTGTATGCGCGCGCCTTCCTCGAAGGCCGGCTCGAGGAGCGCGACCTGACCTTCTACCGCCAGGAACTGAGTGCGCCGGCGCAGGGGGCTCGTGGCCTGTCGAGTTATCCGCATCCCTACCTGATGCCCGACTTCTGGCAGTTCCCCACGGGCTCGATGGGCATCGGGCCGATCAGCTCGATCTACCACGCGCGTTTCATGCGCTACCTCAGCGACCGCCGACTCCTCGACTGCGCGGGCCGCAAGGTCTGGGGCGTGTTCGGCGATGGCGAGATGGACGAGCCCGAATCCATGAGTGCGCTGACGCTCGCCGCGCGCGAAGGGCTGGACAACCTGGTGTGGGTCGTCAACTGCAACCTGCAGCGCCTGGACGGCCCGGTGCGCGGCAACGGCCGCATCATCGACGAGCTCGAAAAACTCTTCGCCGGCGCGGGCTGGAACGTGATCAAGCTCGTCTGGGGCTCGGACTGGGACGGCCTGTTCGCACGCGACACCACCGGCGCCCTGACGCGCGCCTTCGCGCAGACCGTGGACGGCCAGATGCAGACCTTCGCCGCCAAGGACGGCCGCTACAACCGCGAACACTTCTTCGGCCAGAACGAGGAACTGCAGCGCCTGGCCCAGGGCATGACCGACGAGCAGATCGACCGGCTCAAGCGCGGCGGCCACGACGTGGTGAAGATCCACGCCGCCTATGCCGCCGCGGCGCGACACCGCGGCCAGCCGACGGTGATCCTCGCCCACACCAAGAAGGGTTACGGCATGGGCGCGGCCGGCCAGGGCAAGATGACCACGCACAGCCACAAGAAGTTCGACGAGACCGACCTCATCGCGTTCCGCAACCGCTTCAACCTGCCGCTGACCGACGAACAGGTGACTTCGCTCACTTTCTACAAGCCGGCTGAAGACAGCCCCGAGATGCAGTACCTGCACGCCAGGCGGCAGGCCTTGGGCGGCTACCTGCCGAAACGCGAGACGGCCTGCGAGGTCTTGCCCGTGCCCGAAATTGCGTCGTATGCGCAGTTCGCGCTGGCCGCCGAAGGCAAGGAGATGAGCACCACCATGGCCTTCGTGCGCCTGCTCGGCAACCTGCTGAAACACGCCGAACTCGGCCCGCGCATCGTGCCCATCGTGGCCGACGAGGCGCGCACGTTCGGCATGGCCAACCTGTTCAAGCAGGTCGGCATCTATTCCAGCGTGGGCCAGAAATACGCACCGGAAGACATCGGCTCGGTGCTCAGCTACCGCGAGGCACTCGAAGGCCAGATCCTGGAGGAAGGCATCAGCGAGGCCGGCGCCATCGCCAGCTGGACCGCCGCCGCCACCAGCTACAGCGTGCACGGCCTGGCCATGCTGCCGTTCTACATCTATTACTCGATGTTCGGCTTCCAGCGCGTGGGCGACGCCATCTGGGCCGCGGCCGACCAACGCGCGCGCGGTTTCCTGCTCGGCGCCACCTCGGGCCGCACCACACTCGGCGGCGAAGGCCTGCAGCACCAGGACGGCAGCAGCCATCTCGTGGCCGCGACCATCCCCAACTGCAAGGCCTACGACCCGGCCTTCGCCGGCGAGATGGCCGTCATCATCGACCGCGGCATGCGCGAGATGGTGGTCGAGCAGCAGGACGTTTTCTACTACGTCACGCTGATGAACGAGAACTACGCCCAGCCCAGCCTGCCCGATGGCGTGGCCGAGGACGTGATTCGAGGTTGCTATAAATTTGGGAGCTACTCGCGCAGAAAGGATGAGCGCCAGAGCCATGAAAAGCTTGAAAAAGTGACGCTGCTGGGCTCGGGTGCCATCCTCACCGAAGTCATCCAGGCCGCCGAACTGCTGGTTGATGAAGGCGTGGAGGTCGACGTGTTCAGCGTCACCAGCTGGAGCGAACTCGCGCGTGACGGCCAACGCGTGGCGCTTGGCGAAGTCGGCGCGTTGCTGCCTGGCGAGCCGAGCTTCGTCGCGCGCCAGCTGGCCGAAAGTGCCGGCCCGATCATTGCGGCCACCGACTATGTGCGCGCCGTGCCCGAAAGCATCCGCGCCTACCTGCCCCGTGGCCGCGACTACCTCACACTCGGCACCGACGGCTTCGGCCGCAGCGATACGCGTGCCGCGCTACGCAGCTTCTTCGGCGTGGACGCGGCCAGCATCGTGCAGGCCGTGCGGCACGCGTTGCGCTGA